A region from the Gemmatimonadaceae bacterium genome encodes:
- a CDS encoding LptF/LptG family permease, with the protein MNAFTPMERATRRLAGLVDPRHEDLVRGMLAESAAIPDEAERRRFRVGVLFTVLRLAVSAQATALLVDIGVFAPEVSGVARGGVNPTLAPRELLRRHVSPFVASLGVLTALQLTNYATRAVPQLGGGVAGPGAMARLLMLSVPFILAMTLPMGVYLAVAWVFTRLGDTEPGADATRGRGRLRRLLAPVLSAAAALSLLALISNTQVLPYANHQLRLAMSPRPSTAPTAQFKSDREMTVGELRAAARDARASVHPSARAMAPAYEVEIHKKYALAAACMVLALAAAAFGVRFPGAGPVRVAASSLVVFVGYYVCLVAGEQLVDARRLPPAMGMWFANVVLLLVAATVLRPSRSPSA; encoded by the coding sequence ATGAACGCATTCACTCCGATGGAGCGTGCGACGCGCCGCCTGGCCGGGCTGGTGGACCCTCGCCACGAGGATCTCGTTCGAGGGATGCTCGCCGAGTCGGCCGCGATTCCCGATGAGGCCGAACGGCGGCGCTTTCGCGTGGGCGTCCTGTTCACCGTCTTGCGACTGGCGGTAAGCGCGCAGGCGACCGCTCTGCTGGTCGATATCGGCGTGTTCGCCCCGGAGGTGAGCGGCGTCGCGCGGGGCGGGGTGAACCCGACCCTTGCACCGAGGGAGCTTCTGAGGCGGCACGTGAGTCCGTTCGTTGCGTCGCTGGGTGTGCTCACGGCGCTCCAGCTCACGAACTACGCGACGCGCGCCGTACCTCAGCTGGGTGGCGGCGTGGCGGGGCCCGGCGCGATGGCCAGACTGCTCATGCTCTCGGTGCCGTTCATCCTGGCGATGACCCTCCCGATGGGCGTCTACCTGGCGGTCGCATGGGTGTTCACGCGACTCGGTGACACAGAGCCTGGTGCTGACGCCACACGAGGCCGTGGCCGACTGCGACGCCTGCTCGCTCCAGTGCTTTCTGCGGCGGCTGCGCTCTCGCTGCTGGCGCTCATCTCCAACACGCAGGTCCTTCCCTACGCGAACCACCAGCTTCGTCTTGCGATGTCGCCGCGGCCATCCACAGCCCCGACGGCGCAGTTCAAAAGTGATCGCGAGATGACCGTCGGCGAGCTGCGCGCGGCGGCCCGTGACGCGCGCGCATCAGTACACCCGAGCGCGCGCGCCATGGCGCCCGCGTATGAGGTGGAGATTCACAAGAAGTACGCGCTGGCGGCTGCGTGCATGGTGCTGGCACTGGCAGCTGCCGCGTTCGGCGTGCGGTTCCCCGGCGCCGGCCCCGTGCGTGTGGCCGCCTCGAGCCTCGTGGTATTCGTGGGCTACTACGTGTGCCTCGTAGCCGGCGAGCAACTCGTCGATGCGCGGAGGTTGCCGCCGGCAATGGGTATGTGGTTCGCGAACGTGGTGCTGCTCCTTGTTGCGGCCACCGTGCTCAGGCCGTCGCGATCGCCATCCGCGTGA